In Podospora pseudoanserina strain CBS 124.78 chromosome 5, whole genome shotgun sequence, a single window of DNA contains:
- a CDS encoding hypothetical protein (EggNog:ENOG503P79N): MSKQYIIGDSSPFLKRVLIPFWIIRILIMLIQIGISALLLAGLGVYKDDARRIIDEYNTHLTYEAIIATSVIIMVIIFVCLIFDLVSIIKRARRTLGPKFFFFTNIFQTLFYVVGFIISMIGARPSALYAVINVIILLSFLGLLVYASIIFHKYRKGSLGDGSGSNRGTYVPASNPAAVPFNQTAGVDTAYAPQTTGYGQDYPQEYQKPAFYDQQAANQAGYAGQGYEPYSGQPQQVIQPPQQGYEMQGRQAV; encoded by the exons ATGAGCAAACAATACATCATCGGCGACTCGTCGCCATTCCTCAAGCGGGTGCTCATTCCCTTCTGGATCATCCGCATCTTGATCATGCTTATCCAGATTGGtatctccgccctcctccttgccggcTTGGGGGTGTACAAGGACGACGCAAGGCGGATTATTGACGAGTacaacacccacctcacaTACGAAGCCATCATTGCCACctccgtcatcatcatggtcatcatcttcgtctGTCTGATCTTCGATCtcgtcagcatcatcaagcgCGCCAGACGCACCTTGGGCCCCaagtttttcttcttcaccaacatctTCCAGACGCTGTTCTACGTTGTCGGCTTCATTATTTCCATGATTGGCGCCAGGCCAAGCGCTCTGTACGCCGTTATCAACGTTATTATTCT tctctccttcctcggtcTCCTTGTCTATGcttccatcatcttccacaAATACCGTAAGGGCTCTCTCGGTGACGGCTCCGGTAGCAACCGCGGCACCTACGTGCCCGCCAGCAACCCCGCTGCTGTTCCCTTCAACCAGACCGCTGGTGTTGACACGGCTTATGCCCCTCAAACTACTGGATACGGCCAAGACTATCCCCAAGAATACCAGAAGCCCGCCTTTTACGACCAGCAGGCGGCGAACCAGGCTGGGTATGCCGGTCAGGGTTACGAGCCCTACTCTGGACAGCCGCAGCAGGTCATCCAGCCCCCTCAGCAGGGGTATGAGATGCAGGGTCGCCAGGCTGTTTAA
- a CDS encoding hypothetical protein (EggNog:ENOG503P15R) codes for MDRTFGRNMVGTGTKDSETRLGSYQRAVPRCCQSLTGPLMNPSVWLPLVNLTAHHRLQMLAMVGSACLQLLHFYAQFLSTSCSLRLLFPFIFLFFQSPSVDLIFTMSHSPKPPSLAPSRRSIFREEFSSQHTLPHLNLGLPTAEDHHGNSANTTNMAAFPTPREVRRLATDHNFVLGATDPAPRRLGILPFIGKQLSLVVALIAGIISVAVAIAYTVAASKQLFQCPAWANDCRSLDLWTAENLGAIQGIITAVYLIGLSAFAYVCQALCEAALWPLLHTQTLTISALGGFLALNHGNIMSLPQAATGIRSLSAAVVFMVSLLAILLPLAAPPLVGYACTPILEAVTISSNISSSASSVLDRPFTQTNPPSPAFIPALSAYNTYANNPASEPLPFFRNWLFDRSILATRGSFTAKAVHLNTNITCHGQQLQQLHRNNAPINAFKTTTNLSSSRHKPFGEVWFTPQPHLTVFLDDVNFHSTNTINTTIILAAINGTISGGQTTNLTLGNIKSVSAISCSVLLSVNDDVLTIGPAPPNPTRPVLSSLSDLNLTSTLLWLTASPLLVTQAMFSNSTLTHLDSNKWTIPGLESLLHFSIAAMATSLFSSSPSQTPIHQQKLVSVIETKKLSTERAFLLLVPPLLYTFFIIFMALWDVVMHKKYQIPVMRGMPVSEVIKSSQTAWMREQAGADGAKSHLSSQLGGLSVRFGVVGGGEVGFGPARGAVSGFVTGKDKGKGRDGSRVHVGGRVHTGHSSVSWVEEEDRGGRDKGRGYRAEGGEWPRNSDW; via the exons atggatAGGACCTTTGGAAGGAATATGGTGGGAACAGGAACCAAGGATTCAG AGACTAGGCTGGGCAGTTATCAACGTGCTGTCCCTAGGTGTTGTCAGTCTCTCACTGGTCCGTTGATGAACCCCAGTGTTTGGCTACCATTGGTCAATTTGACCGCCCACCACAGGCTTCAGATGCTGGCAATGGTTGGAAGTGCGTGTCTCCAGTTGTTGCACTTCTATGCCCAGTTCCTCTCAACTTCATGTTCTCTGAGACTGCTTTTCCCCTTcatatttcttttcttccagtCTCCCAGCGTTGACCTCATCTTTACTATGTCTCATTCACCGAAGCCTCCATCGCTAGCACCATCCCGCAGGTCCATTTTTCGCGAGGAATTCAGCTCGCAGCATactcttcctcatctcaaTCTCGGCTTACCCACAGCAGAGGACCACCACGGCAACAGtgcaaacaccaccaacatggcTGCATTCCCAACTCCAAGGGAGGTTCGCCGACTAGCAACTGATCACAACTTTGTTCTCGGCGCCACTGATCCCGCCCCCAGACGGTTGGGAATCTTGCCATTCATAGGAAAGCAGCtctctcttgttgttgcACTAATTGCTGGTATTATCTCGGTGGCTGTGGCCATTGCCTACACCGtggcagcaagcaagcagctgTTTCAATGTCCAGCTTGGGCGAATGATTGCCGTTCGCTTGATCTTTGGACGGCAGAAAATCTGGGTGCGATACAAGGGATTATCACAGCAGTCTACCTCATCGGTCTATCTGCTTTTGCATATGTTTGTCAAGCACTCTGCGAAGCAGCGTTATGGCCTCTGTTACACACCCAAACACTCACCATCTCGGCCCTAGGGGGTTTCTTGGCTCTTAACCATGGCAATATCATGTCGCTACCTCAAGCCGCCACAGGGATACGCTCTCTGTCTGCGGCTGTGGTCTTTATGGTATCCTTGCTTGCAATCCTGCTTCCCCTGGCTGCCCCTCCGCTTGTAGGGTATGCATGCACGCCCATTCTGGAGGCGGTGACGATATCAAGCAACATCAGCTCGTCCGCATCTTCTGTTTTGGACAGACCATTCACACAGaccaacccaccctcaccagccTTCATCCCAGCACTATCAGCATACAACACCTACGCCAATAACCCAGCATCTGAACCACTACCATTCTTCAGAAACTGGCTCTTTGACAGGTCAATCCTTGCCACCAGAGGTAGTTTCACCGCAAAAGCCGTCCACCTCAACACAAACATCACCTGCCACGGCCAGCAGCTGCAACAACTCCACAGGAACAATGCCCCCATTAACGCCttcaaaacaacaaccaacctctccagcagCCGCCACAAGCCCTTCGGGGAAGTATGGTtcaccccccaacctcacctcacgGTCTTCCTCGACGACGTCAACTTCCACTCAACCAACACAATCAACACAACaatcatcctcgccgccataAACGGCACCATCTCCGGCGGCCAAacaaccaacctcaccctaGGCAACATCAAATCCGTCTCAGCAATCAGCTGCTCAGTTCTCCTCTCCGTCAACGACGATGTCCTAACCATTGGCCCCGCGCCCCCTAACCCAACTCGCCCAGTATTGTCCTCCCTCTCGGACCTCAACCtaacctccaccctcctttggctcaccgcctcccctctcctcgtcacccAGGCAATGTTCTCCAactccaccctcacccacctcgacTCCAACAAGTGGACTATCCCCGGTCTTGagtccctcctccacttttCCATAGCAGCAATGGCTACATCCCTTTTCAGCAGCTCCCCCTCTCAAACCCCAATCCATCAGCAGAAGCTTGTTTCAGTAATCGAGACCAAAAAGCTTAGCACCGAACGAGCGTTTTTGCTGCTTGTCCCCCCACTGCTGTACACCTTTTTTATTATCTTCATGGCACTGTGGGATGTAGTCATGCACAAGAAATATCAAATCCCCGTAATGAGAGGCATGCCCGTATCCGAGGTGATAAAAAGCTCCCAGACAGCTTGGATGAGGGAGCAAGCTGGGGCTGATGGGGCAAAGAGTCATTTATCCTCTCAGCTGGGGGGGTTAAGCGTGAGGTTTGGGGTTgtaggtggtggagaggttgggtttGGACCGGCAAGGGGAGCAGTGTCAGGTTTTGTGACGGGGAAAGataaggggaaggggagggatggcAGTCGGGTTCATGTCGGGGGTAGGGTCCACACTGGACATAGCAGTGTTAGttgggtggaggaagaggatcgtggtgggagggatAAGGGGAGAGGGTAtcgggcggaggggggggagtggcCGAGGAATAGTGATTGGTGA
- a CDS encoding hypothetical protein (EggNog:ENOG503PC5R; COG:S): MGYFSRVLRKCKKACKSAVSAVAETVAAPIVRHVTKKIVRRMNEASRAITYSVISIPTHVVSAAQAITFPIVVVSSPVIRKGTAVIDKIHSWAFRKIAKPLYKNAALPILRHLRPSFFHKVVAPAMYKVARALDRAIGRPLANGIIHVQPVTRDIFGLAAQNIMARVARDLGQSTEQGKRPSKKDTVEEVLDPSVKPIYPPAEPGRESRRVSFAKPAPEEPSPQDLVQLIVERFGVASESRMGNILADFILSSGGGNEAASFASLCRRCQGHQFHTGSRPSDALPPDSRTVHELLESIQAGCHMCSLIHEALALPVDGSLLGEKILVETWVTPGQRDSGLGFVGRVKVRSEEKEAYLSFMSYVPVEDENLADLIKAYLSPETDPSVLLDYLSTWQKTCKETHDHCNNRLIEDPKNVRFKFKAPFRLVDIIDEKIEDNAEETLEYVALSYTWGDITPDGKKLQKPTLQSNIDSRKHTQGLAAVLGSETMPAVYRDTVQIARRLGYRYIWVDAWCNIQDDTLDLEAQIANMGYIFQSADLTIGAGTGRAKTSSLFSHQQPRPQPFLIRTTIDGQPHPVIISRQLDPTPSILDTRLWTFQEQLLSRRTVEFGPTHTTWRCTQETASSLPVSVSSQPYPSTSDHNDTHEVTTSTTNLHSWIRTTASLPPGPRPKYDQQFASAWYSAVRNYTTRSFSNREDQLPAIIGVASVIARHTGWHHLAGLWKEDIPYCLAWYRNKTPAREDSLSTTRHEADCAPSWSWAARANGPVSFWPRGDVQHALVKFVRSGWAWPSKRDVQRRLVLAGEVVEGKCGTVVGEEDYDWVGRADGGNVTPVEVDGLRVGDAMLDAPMDLREISILLLFTLKPEGGLGAWGLGMALTRVIQGGTCWYKREGLVVLTSEVGTGWDYNDFDEDDDEHKIIVA, from the exons ATGGGCTACTTCAGCAGAGTCTTGCGCAAGTGCAAGAAAGCATGCAAGAGCGCAGTGTCCGCTGTCGCCGAGACGGTAGCAGCCCCCATTGTTCGACATGTCACCAAGAAGATCGTGCGCCGCATGAACGAGGCCTCACGCGCCATCACCTACTCAGTCATCTCAATTCCCACCCATGTCGTCTCCGCCGCCCAAGCCATTACCTTCCCGATCGTTGTTGTGTCCTCTCCCGTCATCCGCAAGGGCACCGCTGTCATCGACAAGATACACTCTTGGGCTTTCCGGAAGATTGCCAAACCCCTATACAAGAACGCTGCTCTCCCTATTCTACGACACCTTCGCCCATCATTCTTCCACAAGGTCGTCGCCCCTGCCATGTACAAGGTCGCTAGGGCGCTCGATCGCGCCATTGGAAGACCACTCGCCAATGGGATTATCCACGTGCAGCCAGTGACCCGGGACATTTTTGGCCTTGCTGCGCAGAACATCATGGCCCGAGTTGCTCGAGACTTGGGCCAGTCTACTGAGCAGGGGAAGAGGCCTTCAAAGAAAGAtactgtcgaggaggtcctGGACCCTTCTGTCAAACCCATTTATCCTCCGGCGGAACCAGGACGTGAGTCCAGACGGGTAAGCTTTGCTAAGCCTGCACCTGAAGAGCCCTCGCCGCAGGATTTGGTTCAGCTCATTGTGGAGAGATTCGGGGTCGCGTCCGAGAGCCGCATGGGTAACATTTTGGCGGATTTTATTCTCTCCAGTGGCGGTGGGAATGAGGCCGCCTCCTTTGCTTCGTTATGCAGAAGGTGCCAAGGTCACCAATTCCACACTGGATCACGTCCTTCCGATGCTTTGCCACCTGACAGTCGCACAGTTCATGAGCTTCTTGAATCGATTCAAGCTGGTTGTCACATGTGCTCATTGATTCATGAGGCTTTGGCTTTGCCGGTAGATGGGAGCTTGCTGGGTGAAAAGATCCTTGTTGAGACGTGGGTCACACCAGGGCAGCGGGATAGTGGTCTCGGATTTGTTGGCCGGGTGAAGGTCAGGtcggaggaaaaggaggccTATCTCTCCTTCATGTCATATG TCCctgtggaggatgagaatcTGGCTGACCTAATCAAGGCATACCTATCTCCTGAGACTGACCCCTCTGTTTTGCTCGACTATTTGAGCACCTGGCAGAAAACATGCAAGGAGACTCACGACCATTGCAACAATCGCTTGATCGAAGACCCCAAGAACGTCCGGTTCAAGTTCAAGGCCCCCTTCAGACTGGTTGACATCATTGACGAGAAGATTGAAGACAACGCTGAAGAGACGCTAGAATATGTTGCTCTGAGCTACACATGGGGTGACATCACTCCAGATGGCAAGAAGCTTCAAAAGCCCACTCTTCAGAGCAACATCGACAGCCGCAAGCACACCCAAGGGTTGGCAGCCGTCCTCGGCTCAGAGACAATGCCTGCCGTGTACAGGGACACCGTCCAAATCGCCCGCCGGCTCGGGTACCGCTACATCTGGGTCGATGCTTGGTGCAACATCCAAGACGAcaccctcgacctcgaagccCAAATCGCCAACATGGGGTACATCTTCCAAAGCGCCGACCTCACGATCGGCGCCGGCACCGGACGAGCAAAGACTTCTTCCTTGTTCTCTCATCAGCAACCCCGaccccaacccttccttatccgcaccaccatcgacgGGCAACCACACCCGGTGATCATCTCCCGCCAACTcgacccaaccccctccatcctcgacACCCGCCTCTGGACCTTCCAAGAACAACTCCTCTCCCGCCGCACAGTAGAATTCGGCCCAACCCACACCACCTGGCGGTGCACCCAAgaaaccgcctcctccctccccgtctccgTGTCCTCCCAGCCTTACCCATCAACCTCCGACCACAACGACACCCACGaagtcaccacctccaccaccaacctccactCCTGGATCCGCACCACCgcatccctccctcctgggCCCCGCCCAAAGTATGATCAACAATTCGCCTCAGCCTGGTACTCCGCCGTGCGCAACTACACTACCCGCAGCTTCTCCAACCGAGAAGACCAGCTCCCCGCCATAATCGGGGTCGCCTCCGTCATAGCCCGACACACAGGCTGGCACCACCTCGCCGGCCTCTGGAAGGAGGACATTCCCTACTGTCTGGCCTGGTACAGGAACAAAACCCCCGCTCGGGAGGACAGTCTCTCCACCACAAGACACGAGGCAGACTGCGCGCCGTCTTGGTCGTGGGCTGCTCGGGCCAACGGTCCGGTGTCCTTCTGGCCGAGGGGGGATGTGCAGCATGCTCTTGTCAAGTTTGTTCGTTCTGGCTGGGCTTGGCCTTCGAAACGGGATGTGCAGAGACGGTTGGTGcttgctggggaggtggtcgagggAAAGTgtgggacggtggtgggggaggaggattatgattgggttgggagggcgGATGGGGGGAATGTTACGCctgtggaggtggatgggctTAGGGTTGGGGATGCCATGCTGGATGCGCCGATGGATTTGAGGGAGATTAGCATCTTGCTGCTCTTCACGCTGAAGCCGGAGGGGGGGCTTggggcttgggggttggggatggcgtTGACGAGGGTGATTCAGGGGGGTACCTGTTGGTataagagggaggggttggtcgTGTTGACGAGTGAGGTGGGGACCGGGTGGGATTACAATGActttgatgaggatgatgatgagcatAAGATTATTGTTGCTTAG
- a CDS encoding hypothetical protein (EggNog:ENOG503P1CC; COG:S), whose product MISKAVVPSPVAAERMPLLAPHYKMGFRNLRAIQLPVALLALVQLGCCQDTTEILVEKLQWTAPRKELTAHFLENTNGPWEQLSTLLGTYDLSNITKDQIILPMYPSPWTNISTIWWTRVVDYQKMEEFSRESRWVTGYFASSWDPSIQAGARLPDWDLSMPYGNGNFTEFLHVKTPLIALNHSRLYLEAEIAIEFTHGDMLALAPPGDGEPDSRGIIQQVKDAGRIRSNSFGLYVGRPDWKLPSKMFLGGYDSNRIEGDFLMFDTMDQPEFVHQGYLPRLYLSDVTLGSFEKSRDGFAFDWATRESPNRTIMGEISESSRMTNLSLLQLPRPAAPERRQFFEVEGHIPGAALVVPDPTIPHIYLPPNTCDNAAKDLPIHWDDRLKLWLWDTSDPGYKRLMKAPAYMGFTLQNAFSPGSVKVKSLTIQVPLWLLDIEMDTRLNGIDAKLRYFPCKSAEAREGYYKLGRAFLQSAFLGVNYDDNLFYMAQTIGPDVFDPKERLISFRPEFQVHAGKHDRDAEWIQYWASYWNRDDDDRGSGSTGSGGPTGSTGVSGSSSDSGRREMTGPILGIVAGCLVVITVGCAFYVRHKRRAKLTELDRELIRSDNGTAGGRVSRSAAATASRPVATTASPPAAAPTSNRVATPPVYKEEPDEAPPPYRP is encoded by the exons ATGATATCAAAAGCTGTTGTTCCCTCACCTGTCGCTGCTGAACGAAT GCCTCTGTTGGCGCCGCATTACAAGATGGGTTTCCGCAACCTACGGGCAATCCAGCTGCCTGTAGCCCTACTTGCCCTGGTGCAATTAGGATGCTGCCAGGACACCACCGAGATCCTCGTCGAAAAGCTTCAATGGACTGCTCCACGAAAAGAACTGACCGCACATTTTCTCGAAAACACCAACGGGCCATGGGAGCAGCTTTCGACCCTGTTGGGGACTTACGATTTGTCCAACATTACAAAAGACCAGATTATCTTGCCAATGTATCCCTCACCGTGGACTAACATCTCAACAATCTGGTGGACTAGAGTCGTTGACTACCAGAAGATGGAAGAGTTTTCCCGAGAAAGTCGCTGGGTAACAGGTTACTTTGCCTCAAGTTGGGATCCTTCCATCCAAGCGGGTGCCAGGCTGCCGGACTGGGACCTATCTATGCCATATGGCAACGGCAACTTTACAGAATTCCTCCACGTCAAAACCCCTCTTATTGCCCTCAACCACTCCAGGCTGTACCTAGAAGCCGAGATTGCCATCGAGTTTACACACGGAGATATGCTTGCTCTTGCGCCCCCTGGAGATGGAGAACCTGATTCGCGCGGCATTATCCAGCAGGTCAAAGACGCCGGCCGAATCCGCAGCAACTCCTTTGGACTGTACGTGGGACGACCGGACTGGAAGTTGCCCAGCAAGATGTTCCTGGGAGGATATGACAGTAACCGGATAGAGGGGGACTTTCTCATGTTCGACACCATGGACCAGCCCGAGTTCGTCCACCAGGGCTATCTTCCGCGATTGTACCTGAGTGACGTAACATTGGGCTCCTTTGAGAAATCTCGAGACGGGTTTGCCTTTGACTGGGCCACCCGCGAGAGCCCCAACCGGACCATCATGGGCGAGATATCCGAGTCCAGTCGAATGACCAATTTGAGTCTCTTGCAACTTCCCCGACCGGCAGCACCCGAGAGGAGGCAATTTTTTGAAGTCGAAGGGCACATACCTGGCGCTGCGCTGGTTGTGCCGGACCCGACGATACCTCACATATACCTGCCCCCCAACACCTGCGACAACGCGGCGAAGGATCTTCCGATTCACTGGGATGACAGGCTCAAGCTTTGGCTGTGGGACACGTCCGACCCCGGGTATAAACGCCTCATGAAGGCTCCGGCATATATGGGGTTTACCTTGCAGAACGCGTTCAGTCCCGGATCTGTCAAGGTCAAATCGCTCACGATCCAGGTACCCCTGTGGCTTCTCGACATCGAAATGGACACCCGGCTCAATGGCATTGACGCGAAACTTCGGTACTTCCCCTGCAAGTCAGCAGAAGCTCGGGAGGGCTACTATAAGCTAGGCCGCGCCTTTCTTCAGTCTGCCTTTCTCGGCGTCAACTACGACGACAATTTGTTTTACATGGCGCAGACGATTGGTCCCGACGTATTTGACCCCAAGGAAAGGTTGATAAGTTTCCGACCTGAATTTCAGGTGCATGCGGGGAAGCACGACAGGGACGCTGAGTGGATTCAGTATTGGGCCAGCTACTGGAATCGCGATGACGATGACCGAGGATCTGGGTCGACAGGTTCAGGAGGTCCAACTGGCTCCACAGGAGTGTCGGGCAGCTCCTCGGACAGTGGTAGGAGGGAGATGACTGGGCCCATCCTTGGGATCGTGGCGGGCTGTCTGGTGGTGATCACGGTGGGGTGCGCGTTTTATGTGCGGCATAAACGGAGAGCGAAGCTCACGGAGCTGGATCGGGAGCTTATACGATCTGACAATGGGACAGCTGGTGGCCGAGTTTCACGGTCAGCTGCTGCTACGGCTTCACGGCCAGTTGCTACTACGGCCTCACCGCCAGCGGCGGCTCCGACTTCGAACAGAGTGGCGACACCACCTGTGTACAAGGAAGAGCCAGATgaggctcctcctccatatAGGCCATGA
- a CDS encoding hypothetical protein (EggNog:ENOG503P15Y) has translation MADAGPPSPEAIAAAVAAARTFNITLWTLYAIGVCTTALRTYSRFDQVGFSNFETDDYLVWVAVLLYTLQACLGYQIGNLAQGLANNGMTDEQRMSLLPSDPEWDRRVIGSKVQVMGWTSYSTLMLVLKLAMLFFYLRLTNGLGRRYRMRVHAGFVIIIAGWLASVLAVFVGCMPFHKYWQINPNPGNSCQPAIAGPIVWASFAANVTSDIYLIVIPLPLLWGSRLRLVEKIGSTLVLSAGIFVLVCATLKTIFVITDDVNGAELAGAWGTREAFVAVVTTNLPMVFPLFKSWLRPLFGSTSQRTTDNKYKTPEGFRSIGGGGGGGGSNSHSQFRRGNGNNSNILTNVTFTESEERIVNEIKMQNMKTDVSGGARSMHTKEADHKGIVVLTEFDVSEDARSVQNSEAAAPAKPKETW, from the exons ATGGCAGACGCAGGCCCACCATCTCCCGAGGCCatcgcggcggcggtggccgCTGCGCGGACATTCAACATCACTCTCTGGACGCTGTATGCTATAGGCGTATGCACCACGGCTCTGCGTACGTACTCTCGCTTTGACCAGGTTGGCTTCTCCAACTTTGAAACAGACGACTACCTCGTGTGGGTGGCAGTT CTTCTCTACACCCTCCAAGCATGTCTGGGCTACCAAATCGGCAACCTTGCCCAAGGCCTGGCAAACAACGGCATGACGGATGAGCAGCGGATGTCGCTGCTTCCCAGTGACCCAGAATGGGACAGGAGAGTCATCGGTTCCAAGGTCCAGGTGATGGGATGGACCTCCTACTCGACCCTGATGCTGGTCCTCAAGCTGGCCATGTTGTTCTTCTACCTGCGGTTGACG AACGGCCTCGGTCGTCGTTACCGCATGCGCGTCCACGCTGGGTTCGTGATCATCATCGCCGGTTGGCTCGCCTCCGTCCTGGCTGTCTTCGTCGGCTGCATGCCCTTCCACAAATACTGGCagatcaaccccaacccaggcaACAGTTGCCAGCCCGCCATCGCCGGTCCCATCGTCTGGGCTTCCTTCGCCGCGAACGTCACATCCGACATCTACCTTATTGTcattccccttcctcttctctggGGTTCCCGCCTCCGTCTGGTAGAGAAGATCGGTTCCACCCTCGTTCTGAGCGCCGGCATCTTTGTCCTCGTTTGCGCCACTTTGAAGACCATCTTTGTCATCACT GACGACGTCAACGGCGCCGAGCTCGCTGGCGCATGGGGCACCCGCGAAGCCTTCGTCGCCGTCGtaaccaccaacctccccatggtcttccccctcttcaaatCCTGGCTCAGACCCCTCTTCGGCTCCACCTCGCAGCgcaccaccgacaacaaGTACAAGACCCCGGAGGGTTTCCGCtccatcggcggcggcggcggcggcggcggctccaACTCGCACTCCCAGTTCAGGAGGGGCAACGGGAACAACTCGAATATTTTGACCAATGTCACCTTTAccgagagcgaggagaggaTTGTGAATGAGATCAAGATGCAGAACATGAAGACTGATGTTTCGGGGGGCGCGAGGAGTATGCATACCAAGGAGGCGGACCACAAGGGAATTGTTGTGTTGACCGAGTTTGATGTGAGTGAGGATGCGAGGAGTGTGCAGAATAGtgaggcggcggcgccggcgaagCCGAAGGAGACTTGGTGA